A stretch of the Streptococcus oralis genome encodes the following:
- a CDS encoding DUF443 family protein translates to MKVKFKETNKAFFKIVEVEGEKYILDLTTISPKSYFWGSLPDEITAKMQKLDKRDMRFESVAPTMSKSIGIAIGTAIGGSGYRLVTNFFRNNGISHNLPLKIGLYGLFIFLAYLAFWFIAIRARHSVQKRLENKVSNYQITFKPVGNKRQLKHYKLLPFILVPTLGCFAFYLYTVNGTEGALLVINSILLLGFFTVILGMSPLRESVEKQELVFEKIEKL, encoded by the coding sequence ATGAAAGTAAAATTTAAAGAAACGAATAAAGCTTTTTTCAAAATAGTGGAAGTTGAGGGAGAAAAGTATATTCTAGATTTGACGACCATTAGTCCAAAATCCTATTTCTGGGGTTCTCTTCCCGATGAAATTACTGCAAAAATGCAAAAGTTAGATAAAAGAGATATGCGTTTTGAGAGTGTAGCTCCAACTATGAGTAAATCAATTGGGATTGCAATTGGTACAGCAATAGGGGGATCTGGCTATCGGCTTGTGACAAATTTTTTTAGAAACAATGGGATTAGTCACAACCTTCCTTTAAAGATAGGCTTATATGGCCTATTCATTTTCCTAGCTTATCTTGCTTTCTGGTTCATTGCCATAAGAGCTCGTCATAGCGTCCAAAAAAGACTTGAGAATAAAGTTTCAAACTATCAAATAACTTTTAAACCAGTTGGAAATAAGCGTCAATTAAAACATTACAAACTTCTTCCTTTTATCCTTGTTCCGACTCTTGGATGTTTTGCATTTTATCTATATACTGTTAATGGAACAGAGGGAGCCTTACTTGTTATTAATAGTATTCTATTATTGGGATTTTTTACAGTGATTTTAGGCATGTCACCACTCCGAGAAAGTGTCGAAAAGCAAGAACTTGTTTTTGAAAAGATTGAGAAGTTATAA
- a CDS encoding diacylglycerol/lipid kinase family protein, giving the protein MKKAMLIINPTSGGEKALDYKVKLENKAKDYFEHVETKITEKALDATHFAEEASREEYDAVVVFGGDGTVNEVISGIAERDYIPKLGIIPGGTGNLITKLLEINQDIDGAIDELDFNLTNKIDIGKANDNYFGYIFSIGSLPEAIHNVEIEDKTKFGILAYAVNTMKSVMTDQVFNIKIETENGNYEGEASHVLVLLTNYFADKKIFEEDKDGYANILILKDASIFSKLSVIPDLLKGDVVGNDNIEYIRARNIKISSDSELESDVDGDKSDNLPVEIKVLAQRVEVFSKPKE; this is encoded by the coding sequence ATGAAAAAAGCAATGTTAATTATTAACCCTACCTCTGGTGGGGAAAAGGCCTTGGATTATAAGGTCAAGCTGGAGAATAAGGCCAAAGATTATTTTGAGCACGTGGAAACCAAAATTACCGAAAAAGCACTGGATGCAACACACTTTGCTGAGGAAGCGTCTCGTGAGGAGTACGATGCAGTGGTTGTTTTCGGTGGAGACGGGACTGTCAATGAAGTCATTTCGGGTATTGCTGAGAGAGACTACATTCCGAAGTTAGGGATTATCCCTGGCGGTACGGGCAACCTCATTACGAAACTGTTGGAAATCAATCAAGACATCGATGGCGCGATTGATGAACTCGATTTTAATTTAACCAATAAGATTGATATTGGTAAAGCGAATGACAACTATTTTGGTTATATCTTTAGTATCGGTTCTCTGCCTGAGGCGATTCACAATGTGGAGATCGAGGACAAGACAAAATTCGGTATTTTAGCCTACGCTGTAAATACCATGAAGTCTGTGATGACGGATCAGGTCTTTAACATTAAGATTGAGACAGAAAATGGAAATTATGAAGGTGAAGCGAGCCATGTTTTGGTTCTCTTGACCAATTACTTCGCTGATAAGAAAATCTTTGAAGAAGACAAAGATGGCTATGCTAATATTTTGATTCTAAAAGATGCTTCTATATTCTCTAAATTATCCGTTATTCCTGATTTACTAAAAGGAGATGTTGTCGGAAATGATAATATTGAGTATATCAGAGCACGTAATATTAAAATCTCTTCAGATAGTGAATTGGAGTCAGATGTTGACGGCGATAAATCGGATAACCTACCTGTAGAAATCAAAGTCCTAGCTCAACGAGTAGAAGTATTTTCAAAACCGAAAGAGTAG
- a CDS encoding phosphoribosylanthranilate isomerase, which produces MNSLFDEFRTICFHLNQVGITPTLMGSLGFEYRSNEEWQPSDIDIHVPGDPRGWDAPDHLRIYEWDKIMKVMNHLGYTLVDIHEHEFQKDDVSVEFGSIDSLPDFAGVSESDIELIHPEDITFRVPSLEQYFSIYKASSQDSYRNDHNNNKDFKKIDWLERHL; this is translated from the coding sequence ATGAATTCTCTATTTGATGAATTTCGAACAATTTGTTTTCATTTAAACCAAGTCGGAATCACACCGACACTCATGGGGTCTTTGGGTTTTGAATACCGTTCAAATGAAGAATGGCAGCCGTCTGACATTGACATTCATGTTCCTGGAGATCCTAGAGGCTGGGATGCGCCTGATCATCTCAGGATTTATGAGTGGGACAAGATAATGAAAGTGATGAACCACTTAGGCTATACCTTGGTAGATATTCACGAGCACGAATTCCAAAAAGATGATGTGAGCGTTGAATTTGGAAGTATCGATTCCTTACCTGATTTTGCAGGAGTATCTGAATCAGATATAGAGTTGATTCATCCCGAGGACATCACGTTTCGTGTTCCAAGTTTAGAACAGTATTTCAGTATATATAAAGCTTCTTCTCAAGATTCCTATAGAAATGACCACAATAACAATAAGGATTTTAAAAAGATAGATTGGCTGGAAAGGCATTTGTAA